One region of Thermoanaerobaculia bacterium genomic DNA includes:
- a CDS encoding MotA/TolQ/ExbB proton channel family protein: protein MDFFGTLVKYYRQGGIVMHFLLVLSIAGVTVFIERLITLGKAKINVAHFLTNLRKVLIQNRDIDAAIKVCERYKGPVASVVKAGLLKYGEPKEEIEKAIESAAVYEMGRLEKFLIVLASVANVGPLLGFLGTVTGMIKSFDALAKAGLSNPALVAQGISEALITTAAGLFIAIPMQLAYNYFTSRINKFVRDIETSSNILMETLAEIDKGKASEGNVLGS from the coding sequence ATGGACTTCTTTGGAACCCTTGTCAAGTACTACCGTCAGGGCGGCATTGTCATGCACTTTCTGCTGGTGTTGTCGATTGCCGGTGTCACCGTCTTTATCGAACGGCTTATTACCCTGGGAAAAGCCAAGATCAATGTTGCTCACTTTCTGACCAACCTGCGGAAAGTCCTCATTCAGAATCGTGATATCGACGCAGCCATCAAGGTTTGCGAACGTTACAAAGGCCCGGTCGCCTCTGTGGTGAAAGCCGGTCTCCTGAAGTACGGCGAACCGAAGGAAGAAATCGAGAAGGCGATTGAAAGTGCGGCCGTCTACGAAATGGGACGTCTGGAGAAGTTCCTTATCGTATTGGCTTCCGTTGCCAACGTTGGTCCGCTGCTCGGCTTTCTTGGAACGGTTACCGGTATGATCAAGTCCTTTGACGCTCTTGCCAAGGCCGGTCTTTCCAATCCCGCACTTGTCGCTCAGGGTATTTCTGAAGCTCTGATTACCACGGCCGCGGGTCTCTTTATCGCCATCCCGATGCAGCTGGCATATAACTACTTCACCAGCCGAATTAACAAGTTCGTCAGGGACATTGAAACTTCTTCCAATATCCTGATGGAAACCCTTGCTGAAATCGATAAAGGAAAAGCGAGCGAAGGCAACGTTTTAGGATCGTGA
- a CDS encoding crossover junction endodeoxyribonuclease RuvC: MSGSTRILSTDITIVGIDPGSRLLGLAAIRVHGGKPEALDGTLLKVRGESPGQKLQSIYDTVGAYLETWNPHQGALEDLFSKPNVHTTVVLARVSGIILLRFSQADLPLTLYPPARVKSAITGYGNASKDQIRYVVVKTLGLPEDIPEDVSDAYAVALSHAFLHRELS, encoded by the coding sequence ATGTCTGGGTCAACGCGGATTTTGTCGACTGACATTACGATCGTCGGGATTGATCCCGGGAGCCGACTTCTCGGGCTTGCAGCCATTCGAGTTCATGGAGGAAAACCGGAAGCTCTGGACGGTACCCTTCTTAAAGTCAGGGGGGAATCTCCAGGACAAAAGCTGCAGTCGATCTACGACACCGTAGGTGCCTATCTGGAAACCTGGAATCCTCATCAGGGCGCTCTTGAAGATCTCTTTTCGAAACCGAATGTCCATACAACGGTGGTGCTGGCCAGAGTGTCCGGAATTATCCTCCTTCGATTCTCCCAGGCTGATCTCCCGCTGACACTCTATCCTCCGGCCCGCGTGAAATCGGCCATCACCGGGTACGGCAATGCGTCGAAGGATCAAATTCGATACGTGGTCGTGAAGACACTGGGCCTTCCTGAAGACATTCCGGAAGATGTAAGTGATGCATACGCAGTCGCGTTGAGTCACGCATTTTTACATCGGGAACTTTCCTGA
- a CDS encoding YebC/PmpR family DNA-binding transcriptional regulator produces MSGHNKWSSIKHKKAKEDAKKGKAFSRLAKELTVAARTGGGDPAGNARLKSAIQAARAVNMPKDNIEQAIRRGTGELPGVSYDELHYEGYGPGGVAVFVEVLTDNRNRSTADIRHIFSKYGGNMGENGCVSWIFERKGQILVDGTFSEDTLFEVATEGGAEDIGPEEGNYQVLCAEDALSDLQDLFEEKEIPVISAERIMIPTNTVEVDKALGDKLIRFLDILEDHDDVQNVWVNADFVD; encoded by the coding sequence ATGTCTGGCCACAATAAATGGTCATCGATCAAACACAAAAAAGCTAAGGAAGATGCAAAAAAAGGGAAAGCATTTTCAAGACTTGCCAAAGAGCTTACCGTGGCCGCGAGAACGGGTGGGGGAGACCCCGCAGGCAATGCAAGGCTCAAGAGCGCAATTCAGGCCGCAAGGGCAGTCAACATGCCCAAAGATAATATTGAACAGGCAATTCGCAGAGGGACGGGGGAGCTTCCCGGCGTGAGTTATGATGAGCTCCACTATGAAGGATATGGTCCCGGAGGTGTAGCCGTGTTTGTGGAAGTCCTTACCGACAACCGCAACCGTTCAACAGCGGATATTCGTCATATCTTTTCGAAATATGGTGGAAACATGGGGGAAAACGGTTGTGTTTCCTGGATTTTCGAACGGAAGGGACAAATCCTTGTGGATGGAACCTTTTCGGAAGATACACTCTTTGAAGTGGCCACAGAAGGGGGTGCGGAGGATATCGGACCGGAAGAGGGAAATTATCAGGTCCTCTGTGCCGAAGATGCTCTCTCCGATTTGCAGGATCTGTTTGAAGAAAAGGAAATTCCCGTTATTAGCGCCGAACGGATTATGATCCCGACCAATACTGTGGAGGTTGACAAGGCTCTGGGTGATAAGCTGATCCGCTTTCTGGATATCCTGGAGGATCATGATGATGTCCAGAATGTCTGGGTCAACGCGGATTTTGTCGACTGA
- a CDS encoding MiaB/RimO family radical SAM methylthiotransferase, which translates to MKIFGCRTNQFDGEALALSLDPERYERVNTEAKARVVIIVGCAVTHRAERDVRQYVRKNRREDPGKIIVLAGCSAELNPPEGIDRIIPMAARDSIQSIIEGRLRENNEIGESARLFFRPVVEMLDRTRVYVKVQEGCSHRCSYCIVPTLRGPSRSLPLETLRHHVRDLVARGVPELILTGTYLGGWGRDLSPKMSLPVLWNVMDQVGGEYRWRMSSIEPWAFKNSWFEKLRDCTRLCPTFHLPLQSGSSKILKAMRRPIQPARFAEIVSRIRDIFPDSRIGTDLIVGYPGESESDMEETMTFLHQMQLDYHHVFTFSVRPGFTEMEGTVPDREVHRRMSMIRRFDLASREAEGRRRLGNVLQVLSAGRARGIDIYNHWVDLDRQVEEGMFVRVRITGSQGDRLLGVVV; encoded by the coding sequence GTGAAAATCTTCGGATGTCGAACGAACCAGTTTGACGGTGAGGCGCTCGCCCTTTCCCTGGATCCCGAACGGTATGAGAGAGTCAACACGGAAGCAAAGGCCCGTGTCGTCATTATCGTAGGCTGTGCCGTAACACACAGGGCGGAACGGGATGTGCGGCAGTATGTCAGAAAAAACCGTCGTGAGGATCCAGGAAAAATCATTGTCCTGGCAGGATGCAGCGCGGAACTGAATCCGCCGGAGGGTATCGATAGGATCATCCCCATGGCGGCGAGGGACAGCATTCAGTCCATTATCGAAGGACGGCTGCGGGAGAATAATGAAATCGGAGAATCCGCCAGGCTGTTTTTCAGGCCTGTAGTGGAAATGCTGGATCGAACCCGTGTGTACGTCAAGGTTCAGGAAGGGTGTTCTCATCGATGTTCCTACTGTATTGTCCCAACCCTTCGGGGTCCGTCACGGAGCCTCCCGCTGGAAACTTTACGCCACCATGTACGGGATCTGGTTGCACGGGGAGTCCCCGAATTGATCCTTACGGGAACCTATCTCGGGGGATGGGGTCGTGATCTGTCGCCGAAAATGTCTCTACCCGTTCTATGGAATGTCATGGATCAGGTGGGTGGAGAATACCGCTGGAGAATGAGCTCGATTGAGCCCTGGGCATTCAAAAATTCATGGTTTGAGAAGCTCAGGGACTGTACCCGTCTCTGCCCCACGTTTCATCTTCCCCTTCAGAGTGGAAGTTCGAAGATCCTTAAAGCCATGCGTCGCCCGATCCAACCGGCGCGGTTTGCGGAAATTGTCAGCCGGATCAGGGACATCTTTCCTGATTCAAGGATCGGCACAGATCTTATCGTGGGCTATCCAGGGGAAAGTGAATCTGATATGGAGGAGACGATGACCTTTCTCCATCAGATGCAGCTCGATTATCACCATGTCTTTACGTTCAGTGTCCGTCCCGGATTTACGGAGATGGAAGGAACAGTCCCGGACAGAGAGGTACATAGACGAATGTCGATGATCAGGCGGTTTGACCTGGCATCCAGAGAGGCGGAGGGTAGACGCAGGCTGGGGAATGTCCTGCAGGTTCTTTCCGCCGGAAGAGCCAGAGGAATTGATATCTATAATCACTGGGTCGATCTGGACAGACAGGTCGAGGAGGGAATGTTTGTCCGCGTACGGATCACCGGCAGTCAGGGGGATCGGCTGCTGGGAGTCGTGGTATAA
- a CDS encoding TonB family protein: MERKVIVIEYEPRYVKRITEALTEAGLEYLIAKDGEEGWAMVQKEQPEIVFMSAVLPKMRSNDLISKIRKDSELTEAKIILMLTGVSDQEITSEAKKRNVSMLLPKPFSKERVMEILQTCRGDAAEPAAEAAIDETVRLPIQPETPAPDKPETPAPDKDDLIDAVKDGGDKLSSEDLFGEIIDDKPRPEEPKKEPGADQPAPRKTAPLEQGAAPKTPVPEPKPAVPPTSAPPPSKPRVTQVDNLLEKTLTDIKVPQRKTASTPPAAKSDDLEKRLTETLAGLDLAAPAPRKRPAPEPPAAPTPAPQARPPEAAPAQPPAPPKEAPPAPAPPPAPPRAEAPAEEKKPEPAPPKPEEKEPSAPRVEKEDENTFGQYVMIEKLATGGMAEIYKAKMKGVEGFEKLVALKKILPHLSQNNEFTTMFIDEAKVAAQLNHRNIIHIYDLGKIKDSYFIAMEYVDGLDLRSILLSLKKSSLILPPAIAVQIADHLASALAYAHARKDMQGDDLGIVHRDVSPQNILISRDGEVKLIDFGIAKAASKASHTRAGALKGKLQYMSPEQAWGKEIDHRSDIFSLATVLYEMISGRQLFSGDSEISILEKVRNPEYVHLSKTMKDVPPELDDILSKALQKNKEDRYQDAEEFRAALEGVLENFRPLPAQKDFATLVAFSLEEAKSPQWSSFAYLPKETEKASARQEPRTEPKPEPKPESKPEPKPEKKTEPKKKSEAEPVKEKPEPKPVQEETARKKSASPMLESLEMEGEKKKFPIIWVGIAAAVIIGVIAIFTLTGGSKQEEPPQTPPAQTQQKPEATPEETPSEPQEEPGKETTAKPKPEPASTQKPESKPVEKPQEKPIEPPSAQSKPEQTKPEPPKEQPPAATPAEKPTEEAPSKEEAVPSTKPAETKVEPPKAEQPKPEVKPQEKPVEQTPKDIVPPKPQFNEGDLVPVGTPDLVAPVLKNKPQPRYPTQAKRQNIEGIIVVQVLVNEKGKVEDVKALTKKPFITEAAIRAAEDATFSPATYMGKKVKTYFTLTYNFTLR, from the coding sequence ATGGAAAGAAAAGTCATCGTAATCGAGTATGAACCCAGATATGTGAAACGTATCACTGAGGCTTTAACGGAGGCTGGTCTGGAGTATCTCATTGCCAAGGATGGGGAAGAGGGGTGGGCAATGGTGCAAAAAGAACAGCCGGAAATTGTCTTTATGTCCGCTGTTCTTCCCAAAATGCGGAGTAACGATCTTATTTCGAAAATTAGAAAAGATTCTGAACTGACCGAAGCAAAAATCATTCTTATGCTTACCGGCGTAAGCGATCAGGAAATTACCAGCGAGGCAAAGAAACGAAATGTTTCCATGCTTCTCCCAAAACCTTTCTCAAAAGAGCGGGTCATGGAGATTCTTCAGACCTGCCGGGGGGATGCGGCGGAACCGGCTGCCGAAGCCGCGATTGACGAAACGGTACGCCTCCCCATTCAGCCGGAGACACCCGCACCGGATAAACCGGAGACCCCCGCACCGGATAAAGATGATCTTATTGATGCCGTAAAGGATGGCGGTGACAAATTATCCTCCGAGGATCTTTTTGGAGAGATTATTGATGATAAACCCCGTCCCGAAGAGCCAAAGAAGGAACCCGGGGCTGATCAACCTGCTCCGCGAAAAACAGCACCCCTGGAACAAGGCGCTGCACCCAAAACTCCGGTTCCGGAACCCAAACCTGCAGTACCTCCCACTTCTGCTCCCCCGCCATCGAAACCAAGGGTTACGCAGGTCGATAACCTTCTGGAAAAAACCCTCACAGATATCAAAGTTCCACAGCGAAAAACAGCTTCGACTCCGCCTGCAGCGAAATCAGACGATCTCGAAAAGAGGTTGACAGAAACCCTTGCAGGGCTTGACCTGGCCGCTCCTGCCCCTCGAAAGAGACCCGCCCCGGAACCTCCGGCAGCCCCCACACCTGCTCCCCAGGCCAGGCCGCCGGAAGCGGCTCCCGCCCAACCTCCGGCACCACCGAAGGAAGCTCCGCCGGCACCCGCTCCCCCTCCTGCTCCCCCCAGGGCAGAAGCTCCCGCGGAAGAGAAAAAACCGGAGCCGGCTCCACCCAAACCTGAGGAAAAGGAACCTTCGGCTCCCAGGGTAGAGAAAGAGGATGAGAATACATTCGGTCAGTATGTCATGATCGAAAAGCTGGCGACGGGCGGAATGGCTGAAATCTATAAAGCCAAGATGAAGGGTGTTGAGGGGTTCGAGAAGCTCGTTGCATTGAAAAAAATTCTACCCCACCTGTCTCAAAACAATGAATTTACCACCATGTTCATTGATGAGGCCAAGGTTGCGGCTCAGTTAAATCACAGGAACATTATTCACATCTACGATCTTGGAAAGATCAAAGATTCTTACTTTATTGCGATGGAATATGTGGATGGACTCGATTTACGATCCATCCTTCTCTCCCTGAAAAAGAGTTCCCTGATCCTGCCCCCTGCCATCGCGGTTCAAATTGCTGATCATCTTGCATCCGCGCTGGCTTACGCCCATGCGCGGAAGGACATGCAGGGCGATGATCTGGGGATCGTTCACAGGGATGTTTCGCCTCAAAATATTCTGATTTCCCGGGACGGAGAAGTGAAGCTGATCGACTTTGGGATTGCCAAAGCCGCATCCAAGGCAAGCCATACCCGGGCAGGAGCTCTTAAGGGCAAACTTCAGTACATGTCACCTGAGCAGGCCTGGGGTAAAGAGATTGACCATCGTTCCGATATTTTCTCCCTTGCTACCGTACTCTATGAGATGATTTCGGGTCGACAGCTTTTCTCGGGCGACAGTGAGATTTCAATCCTGGAAAAGGTGCGGAACCCGGAGTATGTCCATCTGTCGAAAACTATGAAGGATGTTCCTCCCGAGCTCGATGACATTTTAAGCAAAGCCCTGCAGAAAAACAAGGAAGACCGATACCAGGATGCCGAAGAATTTCGCGCGGCACTGGAGGGAGTGCTGGAAAACTTCCGACCTCTTCCCGCACAAAAAGACTTTGCGACCCTTGTTGCCTTCAGCCTCGAAGAAGCAAAGTCACCTCAGTGGTCTTCCTTTGCCTATTTACCCAAGGAAACAGAAAAAGCTTCCGCCAGGCAGGAACCCAGGACTGAGCCTAAACCTGAGCCAAAGCCGGAATCCAAGCCGGAACCCAAACCGGAGAAAAAGACAGAGCCTAAGAAAAAGTCAGAAGCCGAGCCGGTTAAAGAAAAACCGGAACCCAAACCTGTCCAGGAAGAAACAGCCCGCAAGAAATCGGCTTCTCCCATGCTCGAATCCCTCGAGATGGAGGGAGAAAAGAAGAAATTTCCGATTATCTGGGTTGGCATTGCTGCGGCTGTTATCATTGGTGTTATTGCGATCTTTACCCTGACGGGCGGCAGTAAACAGGAAGAACCACCCCAGACACCGCCTGCCCAGACGCAGCAAAAACCCGAAGCGACACCGGAGGAAACTCCCTCGGAACCCCAGGAAGAGCCCGGCAAAGAAACTACAGCAAAACCAAAACCTGAACCGGCCTCCACACAGAAACCCGAGTCGAAACCTGTGGAAAAGCCCCAGGAGAAACCTATAGAACCTCCCTCCGCACAATCAAAGCCTGAACAGACGAAACCTGAACCGCCAAAGGAACAGCCTCCTGCCGCAACCCCGGCTGAAAAACCGACCGAGGAAGCTCCTTCCAAGGAAGAGGCGGTACCATCCACCAAACCCGCCGAAACCAAAGTGGAGCCGCCAAAAGCGGAGCAGCCCAAACCGGAAGTAAAACCACAGGAAAAGCCGGTGGAGCAGACTCCCAAGGACATCGTCCCTCCCAAACCCCAGTTTAATGAGGGTGACCTGGTACCCGTGGGAACTCCGGACCTTGTGGCTCCCGTTCTCAAGAACAAACCACAGCCCCGCTACCCGACGCAGGCCAAGCGGCAGAATATTGAAGGAATCATCGTCGTCCAGGTACTCGTGAATGAAAAGGGTAAAGTAGAAGATGTTAAAGCCCTTACAAAGAAACCGTTTATTACGGAAGCAGCCATTCGAGCGGCGGAAGATGCGACATTTTCTCCCGCCACCTATATGGGAAAGAAGGTCAAGACCTATTTCACCTTGACCTATAACTTCACATTACGTTAA
- a CDS encoding ABC transporter substrate-binding protein: protein MVSPTTWKRKKKAKLKLPSFFLFFILLSAPLLPRGGGDSFRVIAAAPNIEEIIVALGMKDSIVGVGLRSSLPDLPRVAGMKVELERAVSLHPTHLFILPYQETPVLRDLSERFSVSVTTLSFDSFEDIATSIQTVGRLLGRESQGSDLAYQIRNLPVSPSRNVRGLYVIWWKPITVAGSGSYVLDMLERAGISGMDTGSRPYPTLSRESLVTFHPDIVLYADEAGPPPASIRKLLSTHWISVPADLFSRPGPALLKAYPELILHVQRNLQ from the coding sequence TTGGTATCCCCAACGACATGGAAGAGGAAGAAGAAGGCGAAGCTTAAGCTTCCCTCGTTTTTTCTCTTTTTCATCCTGCTGTCAGCGCCCCTCCTCCCCAGGGGAGGAGGGGATTCTTTTAGGGTAATTGCAGCGGCTCCCAACATTGAGGAAATTATTGTTGCCCTGGGGATGAAGGATTCCATCGTGGGAGTAGGGCTTCGGTCTTCTCTCCCGGACCTTCCAAGGGTAGCAGGGATGAAAGTAGAACTGGAGCGTGCAGTTTCACTGCATCCGACCCACCTTTTTATCCTTCCATACCAGGAAACTCCTGTTCTGCGTGATTTGTCAGAACGCTTCTCTGTGAGTGTAACCACCCTGTCCTTTGATTCTTTTGAGGACATTGCGACATCCATTCAAACCGTCGGAAGACTTCTGGGTAGAGAGAGTCAGGGAAGTGATCTTGCTTATCAGATCAGGAACCTACCTGTTTCCCCATCACGAAATGTCCGGGGATTGTACGTCATCTGGTGGAAGCCTATCACCGTAGCCGGTTCCGGCTCCTACGTTCTTGACATGCTGGAACGGGCCGGAATTTCAGGGATGGATACGGGATCCCGGCCCTACCCCACTCTATCCCGGGAGTCCCTCGTAACATTTCATCCGGATATTGTTCTTTACGCCGATGAAGCGGGGCCACCACCGGCATCCATTCGAAAACTACTCTCAACTCATTGGATTTCGGTACCGGCTGACCTCTTCAGCCGACCCGGCCCGGCTCTTCTCAAAGCCTATCCTGAATTAATCCTGCATGTACAGAGAAATCTTCAATGA
- a CDS encoding diguanylate cyclase, with translation MKILVVDDSASVRGQVKELLSKSVPGVEIQTANNGIETLSLAEKFLPDMIIMDVQMPGMNGYEALRVLKSRERTREIPVIFLTGTYREEEDLITGLELGAVDYVMKPIQEKIFMARVKVMLRLKEAQEGIRRLSLHDPLTECFNRRFLMKRLSEEFNRGARNHHPVSGIMLDLDHFKQLNDAYGHDVGDQVLVKVANILKLSMREYDVLARYGGEEFFILLPQTDLENAIKMAERIRSLIQSVRIEAGERQLSVTASFGVAGYSGEETPDNPEHLLKQADIALYRAKENGRNRVEVFRPEQG, from the coding sequence TTGAAAATCCTGGTCGTTGACGACAGCGCCTCCGTGAGGGGGCAGGTAAAAGAGCTGTTATCCAAATCTGTACCCGGGGTGGAGATACAAACCGCAAACAATGGAATTGAAACCCTGTCTCTTGCGGAAAAATTTCTTCCCGACATGATTATTATGGATGTACAAATGCCGGGTATGAACGGGTATGAGGCCCTTCGGGTTCTGAAATCCAGGGAACGTACCCGGGAAATCCCTGTGATTTTCCTCACCGGAACCTATCGGGAGGAAGAGGATTTGATAACCGGTCTGGAACTTGGGGCAGTGGACTATGTCATGAAGCCGATCCAGGAAAAGATCTTTATGGCCAGGGTCAAGGTCATGCTTCGCCTCAAAGAGGCCCAGGAAGGTATCCGAAGACTCTCTCTTCATGACCCATTAACGGAATGTTTTAATCGACGTTTCCTGATGAAACGCCTCTCAGAGGAATTCAACCGGGGAGCACGCAATCACCATCCCGTTTCCGGAATCATGTTGGATCTCGATCACTTTAAGCAGTTGAATGACGCTTATGGCCATGATGTCGGGGACCAGGTTCTGGTAAAGGTGGCAAATATTCTGAAACTTTCCATGAGAGAGTATGATGTTCTGGCCCGCTACGGTGGCGAGGAGTTCTTTATTCTTCTTCCTCAGACAGATCTTGAAAATGCCATAAAAATGGCAGAAAGAATTCGTTCTCTTATCCAGTCAGTGCGGATCGAAGCCGGAGAACGTCAGCTTTCTGTTACGGCATCTTTTGGCGTCGCGGGGTACAGCGGTGAGGAAACACCGGATAATCCGGAGCACCTGCTGAAACAGGCAGATATTGCTCTATACCGGGCGAAAGAAAATGGAAGAAACCGGGTGGAAGTCTTCAGGCCTGAACAGGGCTGA
- the kbl gene encoding glycine C-acetyltransferase translates to MFGSYGEELRKTMDGLKQEGLYKDERIISGPQGAEIDVKGVGKVINFCANNYLGLSSHPDVIKAAHQALDQWGYGMSSVRFICGTQEIHKTLEKKVAEFLSTDDTILYAACFDANGGVFEPFLDEDCAIITDALNHASIIDGIRLTKAKRFIYQHADLADLEGKLKESSSLKRRIVATDGVFSMDGDYAPLAEIHALTEQYDAILMVDDSHASGFVGRTGRGTHERAGLLGKVDLITTTFGKALGGAMGGCVSGRMEMIEWLRQRSRPYLFSNSLSPVVAGTSVAVIDLLSRTTELRDRLFDNTRYFRSSMESAGFDIKPGDHPIVPIMLYDAKVAKEMADRLLSQGIYVIGFSFPVVPKGQARIRVQVSAVHERKHLDRCIDAFTHVAKEMGVLS, encoded by the coding sequence ATGTTCGGTTCATACGGAGAAGAGCTTCGAAAAACAATGGATGGCTTAAAGCAGGAAGGGCTCTATAAGGACGAGAGAATTATCTCCGGTCCTCAGGGAGCTGAGATTGATGTGAAAGGAGTGGGGAAGGTAATCAATTTCTGCGCCAATAACTATCTTGGGCTATCCTCCCATCCAGATGTAATCAAAGCGGCCCATCAAGCTCTGGATCAGTGGGGATACGGGATGAGCTCGGTTCGTTTTATTTGCGGAACACAGGAAATTCATAAGACACTGGAAAAGAAAGTCGCCGAATTTTTAAGTACCGACGACACCATTCTCTATGCGGCGTGTTTCGATGCCAATGGAGGTGTCTTTGAACCCTTTCTCGATGAAGACTGTGCCATTATCACGGATGCCCTGAACCATGCCTCGATTATTGATGGAATTCGTCTTACCAAGGCGAAACGTTTCATATACCAGCATGCTGATCTTGCGGATCTGGAAGGAAAGCTGAAGGAATCATCCAGCCTGAAAAGAAGGATTGTCGCCACGGACGGTGTGTTCAGCATGGATGGAGATTATGCTCCACTTGCTGAAATCCATGCACTGACCGAGCAATATGATGCGATTCTCATGGTGGACGATTCCCATGCCTCGGGTTTTGTGGGGCGGACCGGCAGAGGAACCCACGAACGAGCCGGGCTTCTGGGAAAAGTCGACCTCATTACAACAACATTCGGAAAGGCCCTCGGTGGAGCCATGGGAGGTTGTGTGAGCGGCAGAATGGAGATGATCGAGTGGCTTCGCCAGCGGTCCCGTCCCTACCTCTTCTCAAACTCGCTTTCCCCCGTAGTCGCCGGAACGAGCGTGGCGGTCATCGATCTTCTTTCCCGGACTACGGAGCTGAGGGATCGCCTCTTTGACAATACCCGATATTTTAGATCTTCCATGGAGTCAGCCGGGTTTGACATCAAACCGGGCGATCATCCGATTGTTCCCATCATGCTGTATGATGCCAAAGTTGCCAAGGAGATGGCAGACCGGCTCTTAAGCCAGGGGATTTACGTTATTGGGTTCTCTTTTCCCGTTGTCCCGAAGGGACAGGCGAGAATCCGGGTTCAGGTGTCCGCGGTCCATGAACGGAAGCATCTGGACCGCTGTATAGATGCCTTCACACATGTTGCGAAAGAGATGGGGGTTCTGAGTTGA